The Chryseobacterium sp. G0186 genome includes the window TAATTGCATAATTAATTCTTTTTCAAACTGATTTAAAGTGACATCTGCCGTTTGCTTATAAGTAAACTCAGCCTTAGATAATAATGACTGGATACGAGCATAGGTATATTGAATAAACGGACCTGTATTTCCGTTAAAATCGATACTTTCTGCAGGGTTGAAAAGCATTTTTTTCTTTGGATCAACCTTTAGCATGAAGTATTTCAATGCTCCAAGTCCTACTGTTTCATAAGATACTTCTTTATCTTCATCAGAAAGAGTTTCCAGCTTTCCTAGTTCCTGAGCTTTAGATTTTGCAGTTTCATACATTTCCTGCATCAAATCATCAGCATCTACTACAGTTCCTTCACGGGATTTCATTTTACCTTCAGGAAGTTCTACCATTCCATAAGAAAGGTGGAATAACTGATCTGCCCATTCATAACCAAGCTTTTTAAGGATTTTAAATAATACCTGGAAGTGATAATCCTGCTCATTTCCTACAGTGTAGATCAATTTTTGAATGTCATTCTGCTTGAAACGTTCTACTGCAGTCCCTAAATCCTGTGTCATATAAACAGATGTTCCATCTGAACGCAATAATAGTTTTTGATCAAGCCCCTCCTCAGTCAGGTCACACCAAACGGAACCGTCTTCTTTCCGGTACAGAACTCCTTTATCCAAGCCTGCCTGAATAAGATCTTTTCCTAAAATATAAGTATTGCTTTCGTATTGAACCTGATCAAAATCAACCCCTAATCTTTTATAAGTATCATTGAATCCTTTGTATACCCAAGAGTTCATTTCAGCCCAAAGATTTCTTACCGTTGCATCACCATTTTCCCAGTCTAAAAGCATTTTTTGAGCCTCCTTTATTATTGGAGCATCTTTTTTAGCTTGTTCTTCCGTAATTCCTTTGTTGACAAGATCTGCTATTTCTGTCTTATAATTTTTATCAAATTCTACGTAATAGTTTCCTACAAACTTATCTCCTTTTGTATTGGTAGTTTCAGGAGTTTCTCCGTTCCCGAATTTCTCCCAAGCCAGCATAGACTTACAGATATGAATACCTCTGTCATTGATAATCTGTGTTTTGATTACCTCATATCCGGCTTCTTTTAAAATCTGTGCTACAGAGAATCCTAACAGGTTATTTCTAATGTGTCCTAAGTGTAGTGGTTTATTGGTATTGGGTGAAGAATATTCTACCATTACCGTAGCATTTTTCTTTTCTATTGTCGAAAAACCATCATGTACAGACCTGAAATTATCTACAAACAACTGATTTTTCACCTTAACATTAAGGAATCCTTTTACAACGTTGAAGCTTTCAAAAAAATCTGATTGTTCTGTTAAAGCTTCTCCTAATTCTACCCCAATACTTTCAGGGTTTTTCTTCAATTGTTTTACCAATGGAAAAGTAACGATGGTAAAGTCACCTTCAAATTCAGTTTTATTTTCCTGAACTTCCAGCTTGATGTCTTTTAACTGATATACATTTAAAATGACCTCTGAAAGTTTTTGTTCTATAATAGCTTTAATATTCATGTCTCTAAGTTCTCTTTTTAATAGCTTGAAGTAAAAATTTTCACAATTATTTTACCTCAGTATTTTGAGCTACAAATATACGGAAAGAGTTCGGTAACAGTTACCG containing:
- the argS gene encoding arginine--tRNA ligase, with the translated sequence MNIKAIIEQKLSEVILNVYQLKDIKLEVQENKTEFEGDFTIVTFPLVKQLKKNPESIGVELGEALTEQSDFFESFNVVKGFLNVKVKNQLFVDNFRSVHDGFSTIEKKNATVMVEYSSPNTNKPLHLGHIRNNLLGFSVAQILKEAGYEVIKTQIINDRGIHICKSMLAWEKFGNGETPETTNTKGDKFVGNYYVEFDKNYKTEIADLVNKGITEEQAKKDAPIIKEAQKMLLDWENGDATVRNLWAEMNSWVYKGFNDTYKRLGVDFDQVQYESNTYILGKDLIQAGLDKGVLYRKEDGSVWCDLTEEGLDQKLLLRSDGTSVYMTQDLGTAVERFKQNDIQKLIYTVGNEQDYHFQVLFKILKKLGYEWADQLFHLSYGMVELPEGKMKSREGTVVDADDLMQEMYETAKSKAQELGKLETLSDEDKEVSYETVGLGALKYFMLKVDPKKKMLFNPAESIDFNGNTGPFIQYTYARIQSLLSKAEFTYKQTADVTLNQFEKELIMQLANFKTVVAKSAETLSPALVANYVYDLVKSYNSFYQNNPILNQDDENMKQFRLNVSDLTAKTIKKSLELLGIGTVNRM